One window of the Populus nigra chromosome 4, ddPopNigr1.1, whole genome shotgun sequence genome contains the following:
- the LOC133691332 gene encoding protein JASON-like: MICASLKREIGLILGKVLRFLFRSFLRAMGCFFTCFRTKDDRSNRSRPHAISSDSLRSKPTLEAGVLKNRLSSLFLSEEKEESPRGDIENPCLGSPQINKGLRDEAKFLKACGTLPETPTEIRKACDKFKGSPGLGKYSESSKFHSWLPNTSMEKLQLDNQNEDSRTPVKLWEELGKGSFSSEQTPSSCMTNVQSREDSESGSHKRMIKVQPDEIDNVATGAPWLSATNVQSRNRSVRFECDFDTSSSKGSSENGCQVPRKYESPGNLSVSKPSPRPTPLKISDDMQTPGTVFPANLETLANGKTRIRSQYVYSVLNPVENASQWKLLREDDSNSHEQSGELRESLEQSESATPKPEWGVKETSSGKDLKVEASFSSWVKPPQSTTGEDNPNIGTAAGKNFSSGRTPGDRPIIGMVAAHWNENEASRISPKWWDGNGIPNSTNKYKEDQKVSWHATPFEERLEKALSEESFISQRKPISGRPIVFDECEESDTALSRLQASTQATSVVSF; the protein is encoded by the exons ATGATATGTGCATCGTTGAAGCGTGAAATTGGATTGATTTTGGGAAAGGTGTTGCGGTTTCTTTTTAGATCGTTTTTAAGAGCTATGGGTTGTTTCTTTACCTGCTTCCGAACCAAAGACGATCGCTCTAATCGGTCTCGACCGCACGCCATCTCCTCCGATTCTCTTCGATCCAAACCTACTCTT GAAGCTGGGGTGCTTAAAAATCGTTTATCATCTCTATTTTTATCTGAAG AGAAAGAAGAATCTCCGCGTGGTGATATTGAGAATCCGTGTTTAGGATCCCCACAGATCAATAAGGGACTCAGGGATGAG GCTAAATTTCTTAAAGCTTGTGGTACTTTGCCAGAGACTCCAACTGAAATTCGGAAAGCTTGCGATAAGTTTAAAGGTTCACCAGGGCTTGGCAAATATTCAGAATCTTCAAAGTTCCATTCATGGCTTCCCAACACATCGATGGAGAAACTTCAGTTAGATAATCAAAATGAAGACTCCCGTACTCCGGTTAAACTTTGGGAAGAATTGGGGAAGGGTTCATTTTCTTCTGAGCAGACACCTAGCAG CTGCATGACAAATGTACAATCCAGAGAAGATAGTGAGTCAGGGAGTCATAAAAGAATGATCAAGGTTCAACCAGATGAGATTGATAACGTTGCTACTGGTGCTCCTTGGCTTTCAGCTACAAATGTTCAGAGCAGGAACAGGTCTGTTCGCTTTGAATGTGATTTTGATACATCTTCCTCTAAAGGGTCGTCTGAAAATGGTTGCCAAGTTCCTAGGAAATATGAATCTCCAGGGAAtttgagtgtttcaaagccttCTCCTAGACCGACCCCATTAAAAATTTCAGACGACATGCAAACTCCCGGTACTGTTTTTCCTGCAAACTTGGAAACTCTAGCAAATGGAAAGACTAGGATCAGGTCCCAATATGTTTATTCGGTCTTGAACCCTGTTGAAAATGCCTCTCAATGGAAGTTACTGAGGGAAGATGATTCTAACTCACATGAACAGTCAGGTGAGCTGAGAGAATCTCTTGAACAGTCTGAAAGTGCAACTCCTAAACCAGAATGGGGAGTAAAAGAAACATCCTCTGGGAAAGATTTGAAGGTGGAAGCGAGCTTTTCTTCTTGGGTCAAACCACCACAATCCACAACTGGTGAAGATAATCCAAATATTGGCACTGCTGCTGGCAAAAATTTTAGTTCTGGTAGAACTCCTGGGGACAGGCCTATCATTGGAATGGTTGCTGCTCACTGGAATGAGAATGAAGCTTCTCGAATCTCCCCGAAGTGGTGGGATGGAAATGGAATTCCAAATtcgacaaacaaatataaagag GATCAGAAGGTAAGTTGGCATGCAACACCatttgaggagaggttagaGAAGGCATTGTCTGAAGAGAGTTTCATCTCacaaag GAAGCCTATCAGCGGGAGACCCATAGTTTTTGACGAATGCGAGGAAAGTGACACTGCTCTATCTCGTTTGCAAGCTTCAACACAAGCCACGTCAGTTGTTTCGTTCTGA
- the LOC133691551 gene encoding uncharacterized protein LOC133691551, which translates to METQKTQPEKQQSPAVTSCRRKRKDDATFLVDVKDHIDEFIHASMDEHKDCFKKTIKKMFGMSKIVAERSADAKEVESALPLRTTVAE; encoded by the exons ATGGAGACACAGAAAACTCAACCAGAAAAACAGCAATCACCTGCTGTCACCTCATGTCGACGGAAAAGGAAGGATGATGCCACTTTTTTGGTGGATGTGAAGGATCACATTGATGAGTTCATCCATGCATCTATGGATGAGCACAAGGATTGTTTCAAGAAGACTATCAAGAAG ATGTTTGGAATGTCGAAGATTGTTGCTGAGAGGAGTGCTGATGCTAAGGAAGTCGAGAGTGCTCTTCCTCTCCGAACCACAGTGGCAGAGTAG
- the LOC133691926 gene encoding transcription factor JUNGBRUNNEN 1 isoform X2, translating to MEALSKMSSSDIDHNEDEEVMLPGFRFHPTDEELVGFYLRRKVEKKPLRFELIKQIDIYKYDPWDLPISNAGDREWYFFCIRGRKYRNSIRPNRVTGSGFWKATGIDKPIYSVKEPHECVGLKKSLVYYRGSAGKGTKTDWMMHEFRLPPNGKTTNPKNIAQEAEVWTLCRILKRVPSHKKYVPAAAAAAKQHPIIDSNSKTCSFESEISAEQNVSFGDSFTQRNERKPVIIDNQVNHERNHFFTGGQYDSITEAPFTAAFQNFWNPDVGDDFFDNGNWDELRTVVELGAIDPAQAYDYCR from the exons ATGGAGGCCTTGTCAAAGATGAGTAGTTCTGATATTGATCATAACGAGGATGAGGAAGTGATGCTTCCAGGTTTCCGATTTCACCCCACTGATGAAGAGCTTGTTGGGTTCTATCTGCGGCGGAAGGTGGAAAAGAAACCACTTAGGTTTGAACTCATCAAACAGATCGATATCTACAAGTACGATCCATGGGATCTTCCAA TTAGCAATGCGGGGGACAGGGAGTGGTACTTCTTCTGCATACGAGGGAGAAAGTATAGGAACAGCATAAGGCCTAACAGAGTCACAGGATCTGGATTTTGGAAGGCCACCGGCATCGACAAGCCCATATATTCAGTCAAAGAACCACATGAGTGCGTTGGCCTCAAGAAATCCTTGGTCTACTACCGGGGAAGTGCTGGAAAAGGCACTAAAACTGATTGGATGATGCACGAGTTTCGCCTTCCACCAAACGGGAAGACCACGAACCCTAAGAACATTGCACAAGAAGCT GAGGTTTGGACGCTCTGTCGAATTCTCAAACGAGTCCCGTCCCACAAAAAGTACGTaccggcagcagcagcagcagcaaaacAGCACCCTATTATTGACTCGAATTCAAAAACATGCAGCTTTGAATCTGAAATTAGTGCCGAGCAGAATGTGAGTTTTGGAGACTCGTTCACTCAACGAAATGAAAGGAAGCCTGTCATCATAGATAATCAAGTTAACCATGAAAGGAATCACTTTTTTACGGGTGGTCAGTATGATTCGATAACTGAAGCTCCATTTACAGCAGCTTTCCAGAACTTCTGGAATCCAGATGTTGGAGATGATTTCTTTGATAATGGAAACTGGGATGAACTAAGAACAGTGGTCGAGCTAGGCGCCATTGATCCAGCTCAAGCTTACGACTATTGTAGATAA
- the LOC133691926 gene encoding transcription factor JUNGBRUNNEN 1 isoform X1: MEALSKMSSSDIDHNEDEEVMLPGFRFHPTDEELVGFYLRRKVEKKPLRFELIKQIDIYKYDPWDLPKVSNAGDREWYFFCIRGRKYRNSIRPNRVTGSGFWKATGIDKPIYSVKEPHECVGLKKSLVYYRGSAGKGTKTDWMMHEFRLPPNGKTTNPKNIAQEAEVWTLCRILKRVPSHKKYVPAAAAAAKQHPIIDSNSKTCSFESEISAEQNVSFGDSFTQRNERKPVIIDNQVNHERNHFFTGGQYDSITEAPFTAAFQNFWNPDVGDDFFDNGNWDELRTVVELGAIDPAQAYDYCR; this comes from the exons ATGGAGGCCTTGTCAAAGATGAGTAGTTCTGATATTGATCATAACGAGGATGAGGAAGTGATGCTTCCAGGTTTCCGATTTCACCCCACTGATGAAGAGCTTGTTGGGTTCTATCTGCGGCGGAAGGTGGAAAAGAAACCACTTAGGTTTGAACTCATCAAACAGATCGATATCTACAAGTACGATCCATGGGATCTTCCAA AAGTTAGCAATGCGGGGGACAGGGAGTGGTACTTCTTCTGCATACGAGGGAGAAAGTATAGGAACAGCATAAGGCCTAACAGAGTCACAGGATCTGGATTTTGGAAGGCCACCGGCATCGACAAGCCCATATATTCAGTCAAAGAACCACATGAGTGCGTTGGCCTCAAGAAATCCTTGGTCTACTACCGGGGAAGTGCTGGAAAAGGCACTAAAACTGATTGGATGATGCACGAGTTTCGCCTTCCACCAAACGGGAAGACCACGAACCCTAAGAACATTGCACAAGAAGCT GAGGTTTGGACGCTCTGTCGAATTCTCAAACGAGTCCCGTCCCACAAAAAGTACGTaccggcagcagcagcagcagcaaaacAGCACCCTATTATTGACTCGAATTCAAAAACATGCAGCTTTGAATCTGAAATTAGTGCCGAGCAGAATGTGAGTTTTGGAGACTCGTTCACTCAACGAAATGAAAGGAAGCCTGTCATCATAGATAATCAAGTTAACCATGAAAGGAATCACTTTTTTACGGGTGGTCAGTATGATTCGATAACTGAAGCTCCATTTACAGCAGCTTTCCAGAACTTCTGGAATCCAGATGTTGGAGATGATTTCTTTGATAATGGAAACTGGGATGAACTAAGAACAGTGGTCGAGCTAGGCGCCATTGATCCAGCTCAAGCTTACGACTATTGTAGATAA
- the LOC133692436 gene encoding uncharacterized protein LOC133692436 isoform X1: protein MTSNGASAQRAAADTENSLEKIKRQLASGSGRNLLQGPLLKRSETLRKWNERWVILDPTTGKMEYKTRRNEPAVKGTIIFDANSTITASPVNFHGLPKYDGCCFYIGTPQKNDYFLCAETPGAARAWVATLHATQLVLKAHKEAVDSLSGSGSAKLGTVAAVVAAANSIAQECSKEIEAAMQISLRNALGMMNNRTIDGPMDDLTIMKETLRVKDEELQNLARDLRARDSTIRDIADKLSETAEAAETAASAAHIMDEQRRIACSEIERLSKASEKQLESSMLKLKDFEEKIVALSKERDQLIKQRDSAIHEANLWRSEIAKARERAVILEGAVVRAEEKARVAEADVEARIKEAVEKEAAAVKEKEELLAYANVLQAQLQRQHLDTEQVFEEKTETPNVVGRTLPLTKHVDMSDENVDKACLSVSRAVPASGESVVHMAVDQSNPRPVEDAEWSDIQATESTIADVREVAPETEGSSLDISVVSPPVNNHHEQGANTYHQP, encoded by the exons ATGACCTCCAATGGAGCTTCCGCG CAGAGAGCAGCAGCGGACACAGAAAATAGTTTGGAGAAGATCAAGCGGCAATTAGCGTCCGGTTCTGGTAGAAACCTGTTGCAAGGCCCACTCCTTAAGCGATCTGAAACT CTGAGGAAATGGAACGAGCGATGGGTGATCTTAGACCCGACGACCGGGAAAATGGAATATAA GACTAGGAGAAATGAGCCAGCTGTGAAAGGAACGATTATCTTTGACGCGAATAGCACGATCACAGCCTCTCCTGTGAACTTCCA TGGACTCCCAAAGTATGATGGCTGCTGTTTTT ATATTGGTACTCCCCAGAAAAACGATTACTTCCTTTGTGCAGAGACTCCTGGTGCAGCTAGAGCTTGGGTAGCAACTCTACA TGCTACTCAGTTGGTTCTAAAGGCTCACAAAGAGGCTGTAGATTCCTTAAGTGGAAGTGGTTCTGCAAAATTAGGAACAGTTGCAGCTGTAGTTGCCGCTGCCAATTCAATAGCACAGGAATGCTCTAAAGAAATTGAAGCAGCAATGCAGATTTCTTTGAGAAATGCTTTAGGAATGATGAATAATAGGACTATTGATGGTCCGATGGATGACTTGACAATCATGAAG GAGACGCTGAGAGTCAAGGATGAGGAATTACAGAATCTGGCTCGAGATCTTCGTGCTCGTGATTCAACAATAAGAGATATAGCAGATAAACTATCTGAGACAGCGGAAGCTGCTGAGACTGCAGCATCTGCTGCTCATATTATGGATGAACAAAGAAGAATTGCTTGTTCTGAAATTGAGCGGTTATCAAAAGCTTCAGAAAAGCAGTTGGAGTCATCCATGTTGAAG TTAAAAGATTTTGAAGAGAAGATTGTGGCTCTGAGCAAGGAAAGAGATCAACTGATCAAGCAGAGAGACTCTGCCATTCATGAGGCAAATTTGTGGCGTTCTGAGATTGCAAAAGCTAGAGAGCGTGCTGTGATATTAGAAGGAGCTGTTGTGAGAGCAGAGGAGAAGGCAAGAGTTGCAGAAGCAGATGTTGAAGCTAGAATAAAGGAGGCTGTGGAGAAGGAGGCAGCTGctgtgaaggagaaggaggagCTTCTAGCATATGCAAATGTGCTACAGGCACAACTTCAAAG GCAGCACCTAGATACAGAGCAAGTTTTCGAGGAGAAGACGGAGACCCCAAATGTTGTTGGTAGAACTCTTCCCTTGACTAAGCATGTGGACATGTCAGATGAGAATGTGGATAAAGCTTGTCTTAGTGTTTCTAGAGCTGTCCCAGCCTCCGGGGAGAGTGTTGTGCACATGGCAGTTGATCAAAGCAACCCCCGGCCAGTTGAAGATGCTGAATGGAGCGATATTCAGGCAACAGAGTCAACAATAGCTGATGTGAGGGAAGTTGCCCCTGAGACAGAAGGAAGCAGCCTGGACATTTCTGTTGTGAGCCCACCTGTAAATAATCATCATGAGCAAGGAGCCAATACCTATCATCAGCCTTGA
- the LOC133692436 gene encoding uncharacterized protein LOC133692436 isoform X2, translated as MTSNGASARAAADTENSLEKIKRQLASGSGRNLLQGPLLKRSETLRKWNERWVILDPTTGKMEYKTRRNEPAVKGTIIFDANSTITASPVNFHGLPKYDGCCFYIGTPQKNDYFLCAETPGAARAWVATLHATQLVLKAHKEAVDSLSGSGSAKLGTVAAVVAAANSIAQECSKEIEAAMQISLRNALGMMNNRTIDGPMDDLTIMKETLRVKDEELQNLARDLRARDSTIRDIADKLSETAEAAETAASAAHIMDEQRRIACSEIERLSKASEKQLESSMLKLKDFEEKIVALSKERDQLIKQRDSAIHEANLWRSEIAKARERAVILEGAVVRAEEKARVAEADVEARIKEAVEKEAAAVKEKEELLAYANVLQAQLQRQHLDTEQVFEEKTETPNVVGRTLPLTKHVDMSDENVDKACLSVSRAVPASGESVVHMAVDQSNPRPVEDAEWSDIQATESTIADVREVAPETEGSSLDISVVSPPVNNHHEQGANTYHQP; from the exons ATGACCTCCAATGGAGCTTCCGCG AGAGCAGCAGCGGACACAGAAAATAGTTTGGAGAAGATCAAGCGGCAATTAGCGTCCGGTTCTGGTAGAAACCTGTTGCAAGGCCCACTCCTTAAGCGATCTGAAACT CTGAGGAAATGGAACGAGCGATGGGTGATCTTAGACCCGACGACCGGGAAAATGGAATATAA GACTAGGAGAAATGAGCCAGCTGTGAAAGGAACGATTATCTTTGACGCGAATAGCACGATCACAGCCTCTCCTGTGAACTTCCA TGGACTCCCAAAGTATGATGGCTGCTGTTTTT ATATTGGTACTCCCCAGAAAAACGATTACTTCCTTTGTGCAGAGACTCCTGGTGCAGCTAGAGCTTGGGTAGCAACTCTACA TGCTACTCAGTTGGTTCTAAAGGCTCACAAAGAGGCTGTAGATTCCTTAAGTGGAAGTGGTTCTGCAAAATTAGGAACAGTTGCAGCTGTAGTTGCCGCTGCCAATTCAATAGCACAGGAATGCTCTAAAGAAATTGAAGCAGCAATGCAGATTTCTTTGAGAAATGCTTTAGGAATGATGAATAATAGGACTATTGATGGTCCGATGGATGACTTGACAATCATGAAG GAGACGCTGAGAGTCAAGGATGAGGAATTACAGAATCTGGCTCGAGATCTTCGTGCTCGTGATTCAACAATAAGAGATATAGCAGATAAACTATCTGAGACAGCGGAAGCTGCTGAGACTGCAGCATCTGCTGCTCATATTATGGATGAACAAAGAAGAATTGCTTGTTCTGAAATTGAGCGGTTATCAAAAGCTTCAGAAAAGCAGTTGGAGTCATCCATGTTGAAG TTAAAAGATTTTGAAGAGAAGATTGTGGCTCTGAGCAAGGAAAGAGATCAACTGATCAAGCAGAGAGACTCTGCCATTCATGAGGCAAATTTGTGGCGTTCTGAGATTGCAAAAGCTAGAGAGCGTGCTGTGATATTAGAAGGAGCTGTTGTGAGAGCAGAGGAGAAGGCAAGAGTTGCAGAAGCAGATGTTGAAGCTAGAATAAAGGAGGCTGTGGAGAAGGAGGCAGCTGctgtgaaggagaaggaggagCTTCTAGCATATGCAAATGTGCTACAGGCACAACTTCAAAG GCAGCACCTAGATACAGAGCAAGTTTTCGAGGAGAAGACGGAGACCCCAAATGTTGTTGGTAGAACTCTTCCCTTGACTAAGCATGTGGACATGTCAGATGAGAATGTGGATAAAGCTTGTCTTAGTGTTTCTAGAGCTGTCCCAGCCTCCGGGGAGAGTGTTGTGCACATGGCAGTTGATCAAAGCAACCCCCGGCCAGTTGAAGATGCTGAATGGAGCGATATTCAGGCAACAGAGTCAACAATAGCTGATGTGAGGGAAGTTGCCCCTGAGACAGAAGGAAGCAGCCTGGACATTTCTGTTGTGAGCCCACCTGTAAATAATCATCATGAGCAAGGAGCCAATACCTATCATCAGCCTTGA
- the LOC133692266 gene encoding 4-hydroxyphenylpyruvate dioxygenase, translating to MGKENETSETPGGFKLAGFSSFVRSNPRSDRFKVNRFHHIEFWCTDATNTARRFSWGLGMPIVAKSDLSTGNATHASYLLRSGDLNFLFTAPYSPSIASMDNLSHTATASIPTFNHETSRGFSAKHGLAVRAIAIEVDDAELAFTTSVAHGAKPSASPVLLDNRAVVAEVHLYGDVVLRYVSYGNSESDDSDPGSWFLPKFEAFEAASSFPLDYGIRRLDHAVGNVPELAQAVNYVKEFTGFHEFAEFTAEDVGTSESGLNSVVLANNEETVLFPMNEPVFGTKRKSQIQTYLEHNEGAGLQHLALVSEDIFRTLREMRKRSAVGGFEFMPSPPPTYYKNLKSRAGDVLSDEQIKECEELGILVDRDDQGTLLQIFTKPVGDRPTMFIEIIQRVGCMLKDEKGKEYQKGGCGGFGKGNFSELFKSIEEYEKTLGAKIIAETASG from the exons ATGGGCAAAGAAAACGAGACATCGGAGACACCAGGTGGGTTTAAGCTAGCTGGTTTCTCAAGCTTTGTTCGATCCAACCCACGGTCCGACCGGTTTAAAGTTAACCGGTTCCACCACATAGAATTCTGGTGCACGGACGCAACAAATACGGCTCGCCGATTCTCATGGGGACTCGGCATGCCCATCGTCGCCAAATCCGACCTCTCCACAGGCAACGCCACACACGCCTCTTATCTCCTCCGCTCCGGCGACCTAAACTTCCTCTTCACCGCACCGTATTCTCCCTCCATCGCCTCCATGGACAACCTCTCCCACACTGCTACCGCCTCCATCCCCACCTTCAACCACGAAACCAGCCGCGGTTTCTCCGCCAAACACGGCCTCGCAGTCCGCGCCATCGCCATCGAGGTTGACGACGCCGAGCTGGCTTTCACCACCAGCGTCGCGCACGGTGCCAAGCCATCAGCCTCTCCAGTCCTCCTCGATAATCGTGCCGTTGTCGCCGAGGTTCACCTCTACGGCGACGTTGTGTTAAGATATGTGAGCTACGGGAATTCTGAAAGCGACGACTCTGACCCTGGTAGTTGGTTTTTGCCCAAATTTGAGGCATTCGAGGCAGCATCGTCTTTTCCGTTGGATTATGGGATTAGGAGATTGGACCATGCGGTTGGAAACGTTCCTGAATTAGCTCAGGCGGTGAATTACGTTAAGGAATTCACCGGTTTTCATGAATTTGCAGAGTTCACGGCGGAGGATGTTGGGACTAGCGAGAGTGGACTGAATTCGGTTGTTTTGGCTAATAACGAAGAGACGGTACTGTTTCCAATGAACGAGCCGGTTTTTGGGACCAAAAGGAAGAGTCAGATACAGACTTATCTAGAGCACAACGAAGGGGCTGGGTTGCAACATTTGGCGCTTGTGAGTGAGGATATTTTCAGGACTTTGAGGGAGATGAGGAAGAGGAGTGCAGTTGGGGGATTCGAGTTCATGCCTTCGCCACCGCCCACTTACTATAAGAATCTGAAGAGTCGAGCTGGGGATGTGTTGAGCGATGAGCAGATTAAGGAGTGTGAGGAATTGGGGATTTTGGTTGATCGAGATGATCAGGGGACTTTGCTTCAGATTTTCACCAAGCCTGTCGGTGATAG GCCAACTATGTTTATAGAGATAATTCAGAGAGTTGGGTGCATGCTCAAGGACGAGAAGGGCAAAGAATACCAGAAGGGTGGATGCGGAGGATTTGGGAAAGGAAATTTCTCAGAGCTCTTCAAGTCGATTGAGGAATATGAAAAGACACTTGGagccaaaataattgcagaaacaGCTTCAGGATGA